GGCTACTATGGAACCGACCGACAGGTCGATCCCCTTGGTAGCCACTACGAGCGTCATCCCGATAGCTACCAGGATCAGCGGCGCACCGAAGTTCAGTATGTCGATCAAGCTGCCGTATAAATGCCCGTCATGGACGGTGATGGAGAAGAAATCCGGCGAATAACACAGGTTGAACAGCAGCAGCACAGCCAGTACGCACAGCGGCCAGAATAAATGATGCTTCATTACTACGCTCATGATTGGTTCAGCCTCCCGCAATCGCCTGCATAATCTGCTGCTGGCTCATGTCCTTCTCTGAAATTTCCTTCACCTTGCGGCGGTCGCGCAGAATGGCGATCCGGTCGCTGACCCGCAGCACCTCATCCAGCTCCGAGGAGATGAACAGGAACGACATCCCCTGCCGGGAGAGTGTCAGCACCAGCTTCTGAATCTCTGCTTTGGCTCCGATGTCGATCCCCCGAGTCGGCTCATCGAGGATGAACAGCTCCGGCTCTGTCAGCAGCCAGCGGGCCAGCAGCACCTTCTGCTGATTGCCGCCGCTGAGGTTCTTAATCAGGTGGTCCGGGCTGGGAGGATTGATATTCAGCATGCGGATGTATTCTCCGGCCAGCTCTTCCTGCCGCCCACGCGGGATCGTCTTGAACATGCCATCCTTGGCCTGGAGCGCCAGAATAATGTTCTCTCTTACCGTCAGATCGCCGATGATCCCCTCAGTCTTGCGGTTCTCCGAGCAGAAAGCGATCCGCCGTCCTATGGCCTCCCGGGGCGAGTGCACCCCGCCGCCGGATGACGGCAGGATCACTTGCCCGAAGTCCGGCTTGTCGGCACCGAACAACAGGCGGGCTGCCTCCGTCCGCCCGGAGCCGAGCAGTCCGGCCAGTCCGACGACCTCTCCCTTGCGGATATTCAGGTCGAACGGCTCGATTCCGCCCCGGCGGCCCAGCCCTTCCGCCCTCAGCAGCTCATCGCCCAGGCTGTTCTTGTCCTGTGCCGCAAGCGTTGGCAGCTCATCCAGCAGATGAAGCTCCTTGCCGATCATCTTGAGTACGAGATCCAGGCGGCTTAGCTCGTTCGCCATGTATTCACCGACCAGCTCGCCGCCACGCAGAATGGTGACCCGGTCGGAGATTTCATACATCTGGTCCAGAAAATGCGTCACAAACAGGATCGACAGCCCCTCCTGCTGAAGCTTCCTCATAATGCGGAACAGCTGATCCACTTCGTTCTGATCCAGGCTTGAGGTCGGCTCATCCAGAATCAGCACCTTCGCCGAGATATTCAGCGCTCTGGCAATGGCAACCAATTGCTGAACTGCAACAGAGTAGCTCTGCAGAGGCAGGGTGACGTCGATATGCAGATTCATCCGTTCCCGGAGCAGCTCCGCTGCCTGCAGGTTCATCTGCTTCCACTGGATGCAGCCGAACCGCCGCGGCTCCCGGCCGATGAAGATATTCTCGGCCACGGTCAGGTTGGGGCACAGATTCACCTCCTGGTACACGGTACTTATGCCCGCAGCCTGTGATTCCTGCGGGCTGCGCATGGAGATGGAGGTGCCCTCCATCTCCACAAGGCCTTCATCAATCGAATAGACGCCGGTCAACACCTTGATCAAGGTGGATTTACCAGCGCCATTCTCGCCCATCAAGGCATGCACCTCGCCGGGGAACAGGCGCAGACTCACATCTGTCAGGGCTTTCACCCCCGGAAACCGCTTATGTATCCGGGTCATTTGCAGTATGGGCTGCTGTGTGCTCAAGGCTATATCCACTCCTTATTCTCCATAGACAACCGCTCCGGCGGTTCAAGGACCGCCGGAGCAAGGTTTCTTTTGGCTTGCTGATTAATACTGGCGGCTAGGCAACGCTTCCTTGGCCTGCTCGGAAGTGAAGGTGGTCTCTTCAGTCACGATCCGTGCCTCTACCGGCTTGCCGTCGACCACATCCTTAACTACCTGCATCAGCTGAGGTCCAAGCAGCGGGTTACACTCGACGATGAAATTGATTTTACCTTCACTGGCAGCCTGCATTCCGTCCTTCACGGCATCGACAGAAATAATCTTGATATCCTGGCCCGGCTTGAGGCCTGCCGCTTCAATTGCTTGAATAGCCCCCAGCGCCATATCGTCGTTATGGGCATACAGCACATCAATTTTCTTATTGGCCTTCAGGAAGGCCTGCATGACTTCCTTGCCCTTGGCGCGGGTGAAGTCGCCGGTCTGTGAAGCAATAACCTTGAGGTGCGGGTTATCCTTAATGGTCTCGGCAAAGCCTGCCATCCGGTCATTAGCCGGAGCAGAGCCTGTAGTTCCCTGCAACTCTACAATATTAACGTCCCCGGAAGCATCCTTATACTGCTCGCTCAGCCACTTCCCTGCCTTGCGTCCTTCTTCCACGAAATCGGAGCCCAGGAAGGTAACATACAGTGAGGTATCCTTGGAATCTACCGCACGGTCTGTCAGAACAACCGGGATACCCGCCGCCTTAGCCTCCTTCAACACCGTATCCCAGCCGGATTCCACTACCGGAGAGAAGGAGATGACATCGACCTTTTGCTGGATAAAAGAACGCAGTGCCTTGATCTGATTCTCCTGCTTCTGCTGGGCATCCGAGAATTTCAGCGTGTAGCCCGCTTCCTTGGCTGAATCCTGGATCGACTTCGTATTCGCGCTGCGCCAGCCGCTCTCCGCTCCGACCTGCGAGAAGCCGAGCGTGATGTCCTTGGCCTCTTTGGTGGCATTGGCCGCCGGCGCCTTCGTCGCTGCACTGTCTGTCTTGCCCGCATCCGCCGCCGTGTTCCCGCCGTTATTGCTGCTGCATGCCCCTAACAGGGTCATAGACAGCGCCAGGGCAAGCACAGCCCCCACTTTTCCAAGCTTTTTCATATCTCCTTATTCCTCCCCCTTGACGTTCACCATGTTCCGGTGTTGTGCCCATTATAGAACGCTTACAGAAGGGCATTATACGGGCAGCCTTTGGCGTTTGCTTTCTAATTTTTGGCTTTTTCCCTCCGAATAGGTATTTTAGTGTACTTTTTTATTCAAAAGGTGGATATTTTGTTTGCGCTTTCTTTTTTGTTTCGGTATTCCAGTATTTGTTATAAAATAAAACATAGGAACGGCATCTACTCTATTTGTGAAAGGGAATTCCCGATAATGCGGATTACACGCTGGATCTCCTCCAGTCTTAGAGCCAAACTGCTGGCTTTGTTCATAGTGCTGTCCACCATACCGCTAATTGCCGTCGGCCTCATTTCCTACCAGAAATCCTACCAATCCATCTCCAGTCACAGCAAGGCTTCAAGCATGCTTCAGGCCGATATGCTGGGAACGAATATGGATAACCTGTTCAAGGATACCGAGCGTCTGCTGGAGCTTAGCAATAATCCTCAGGTCATCCACTTTCTGTTCTCGCAGTCGGAGACCTATCAGGAGGCCAAGGACATTCTGCAGACCTTCACCCTCTACCGGGACACCTACAAGTATGAGAATGTGCTCAACATCTGCCTGATTAATCTGTACGGCAAAGGCATCAGCGAACGCCGGGGAATCTTCCAGTCCGCCAGCAACCCGCTGCGCAATCCGCATTTCCAGGCGTTATCCCAGAATCCGGAGCTGATCCTCCGGGTGCCCCCGCCGCTGATTACCGGCTATGACCGGGTAGACGGCTTCACCTACGGGGATACGGGCGTGATCTCGATTATGAAGGCGGTCAAGCAGCGGATTACTCATGAAGTCATCGGCTATATCATTGTGGATTTGAACGATTCCTTCATTAAAGAGTTCTGCGACAAGGTGACGATCGGCACTACCGGATTCTTCTACCTGCTGGACGAGCAGAACAATCCCCTCTACGTCCCTCCTGTGCGGGCGGGAGAACTGGCCGTTATTCAGGACAACCTG
The window above is part of the Paenibacillus sp. FSL H8-0048 genome. Proteins encoded here:
- a CDS encoding ABC transporter substrate-binding protein; protein product: MKKLGKVGAVLALALSMTLLGACSSNNGGNTAADAGKTDSAATKAPAANATKEAKDITLGFSQVGAESGWRSANTKSIQDSAKEAGYTLKFSDAQQKQENQIKALRSFIQQKVDVISFSPVVESGWDTVLKEAKAAGIPVVLTDRAVDSKDTSLYVTFLGSDFVEEGRKAGKWLSEQYKDASGDVNIVELQGTTGSAPANDRMAGFAETIKDNPHLKVIASQTGDFTRAKGKEVMQAFLKANKKIDVLYAHNDDMALGAIQAIEAAGLKPGQDIKIISVDAVKDGMQAASEGKINFIVECNPLLGPQLMQVVKDVVDGKPVEARIVTEETTFTSEQAKEALPSRQY
- a CDS encoding sugar ABC transporter ATP-binding protein, with product MDIALSTQQPILQMTRIHKRFPGVKALTDVSLRLFPGEVHALMGENGAGKSTLIKVLTGVYSIDEGLVEMEGTSISMRSPQESQAAGISTVYQEVNLCPNLTVAENIFIGREPRRFGCIQWKQMNLQAAELLRERMNLHIDVTLPLQSYSVAVQQLVAIARALNISAKVLILDEPTSSLDQNEVDQLFRIMRKLQQEGLSILFVTHFLDQMYEISDRVTILRGGELVGEYMANELSRLDLVLKMIGKELHLLDELPTLAAQDKNSLGDELLRAEGLGRRGGIEPFDLNIRKGEVVGLAGLLGSGRTEAARLLFGADKPDFGQVILPSSGGGVHSPREAIGRRIAFCSENRKTEGIIGDLTVRENIILALQAKDGMFKTIPRGRQEELAGEYIRMLNINPPSPDHLIKNLSGGNQQKVLLARWLLTEPELFILDEPTRGIDIGAKAEIQKLVLTLSRQGMSFLFISSELDEVLRVSDRIAILRDRRKVKEISEKDMSQQQIMQAIAGG